The Ascochyta rabiei chromosome 3, complete sequence genome segment GGCGACTCCTTGGGCTTAGGGGCGGTCGCCTCCTCCTCAGCCTTCTCGGCGGCGACCTTGGGGACAAATGTCTCCTCCTCGAGCTTCTTGGCATCCTCGATCGAGTGACCAATGTAGATGTTGTCAAAGAGAATGTCGTTCTGCATGGACCAGAGCTCAATACCAACAGCGCCGATGGGCTCGAAATTGGCAGGGGTCTTGTCCTCGTAGTAGTTGGGGTTGGCGATCTTGCGGGGAGCCCAGACGCCCTTGTAGAGCGGGTTGTCGATGAAAGGAGCGGTCCACTTGCCCTTGTAGGCGGGGTTCTTGATCATCGGGGCCTCCCACTTGCCGCAGCCAGAGATCTCGTCACACTTGGGGTTGGGGACGGTAGGGGCGACCCAGTCACCATCCTCCTCATCATCCCAGTCCTCAGGCTTCTGGGCCTCAGGGTCGGGGATGGTGGTGGGCTCATCCTCGAGCCAGTCCTCGGGCTTCTCGGCTGTCTCGTCGACAATCTCAAAGGGCGCGTCCTCGTCCCAGTCCTCGGGCTTGGTGGCCTTGGGGTCAGCGATGCGGGCCTCGTCGACCCAGTCCTCGGGCTTCTTGTCCTCGGCGTCGTCGATCTCGGCCTCGGGGTTGACCGCGGGGGTGAAGTCCTCGAGGAGAGTGCCGTTGCGGGTGGACTCGCCATCGATCTTGATCTCGAAGCTCTGGTCGGGCTTGACGATCAGAGTGTAGAGGGTGGAGGTCTTGACGATGCGGGCCATCGGGGGGTTCTTGAGGTGCTTCTCCTCATACTCGCCGGTCTTGGGGTTCTTGTGCTTGAAGATGAAGTGGACCTTTGCGGTGGTTAGCTTGGGAAGGAGGGGCTGAAGGGGAGCGTCGTACCTTGTTGGTAGCACCGCACTTGTCGGGACCGAACATGATCACGTAGGGGGAGGCGTTGGAGAACTCGTCAGCGTGGAGAGCTGCGTTGTCCTGGAGGAGCTTCAGGTAAGCACCACCGCACTCGAGGCCGTCTGCAGGCGTGTTAGTAAACCAACGACGCGAAACCCGTGACTTGCAACTTACTCTGAAGCTTGACTTCGTACTGAACAACAAGCGTGTTGTCCTTGTTGTCGACAGCCTTGGGGAACTTGGCCGAGATGGCGTGGTGGGCAGCCTTGTCCTTGACGACGAGACCCTTGTCGCCCTCAACGCCCTTCAGGACGGTGGGCTCCTCGACAGACCAGGTGCCGACGTACGCCCACTCCTCGTCTTCGGCCTTGACGTCCTTCTTTGCGTGCGAGGGCTTCCATCGGCTCTCCCAGTCGTCTGTGAACTGCTCCAGGAAAGGGGCCTTGAGCGCGGTGGGCTGTCACGGCAGTCAGCATGCAACGACTACCAGACATGCGGCGAACCGCATGAGCCACGTACAGTGAAGGTCGGCTTCGCAACCGATgtagacgacgacgacgagtcGGCGGCGGGCTCTTCGGCGCGCacgacggcggcggcgagcgCAGCGGTAGCTCCAATTGAGAAACGCATGGTGATTGCCTGCTGTCGGGGAAGGGCAGAGGTCTTAGGTGGAGAGTTTGGAGGTAGGTTGGGTAGGGGAAGAGGCGCAAGCTGGGGCGCGACGATTGATAAATAGTCGCGGGAGGGAGCTGCGAACGTGAACGTGAACGTGTCAACTTTGATATGGGGCCCTCGCCTCTCATTGGCTGCTACCCCTGTCCTCCAGCTTCGCGGACACTTCGAGAAGAGCGAACACTTGGCCTCTCACTCTCACGATTGTTTCGGGTGGATGAAGCGCGGGATTATGCGTTGATGGCTTCACTATGCGTTGATGGCTTCACCCAGTGTTTCCAGAGCTCCGCCCCTTCTTCCACACGGCGTTGCACCCGCTCTGGTCGCAGCCTCCTTGCAGCCTGCCCCCGCCCCACCACGCGCTCCTTGGCGCTAGTGTTCGCTAGGCTGACGGCTCGCCTTTGTCCACCCAGTACAACAGTGCAACAAGACAAGTAACAACACTTTTCTGGATGCGAGACAGCGCCAGTCCACGCCCACACACCACCTCGTTCCACGTCGTTCCACGTCGTTCCGAGGTCGTGCTCGGCACACGTTCGTAACGACCAACATCTCACGTGACACGGCGCGCTTGTGGAACTCTCCGCATCTCCACAACGGCGGAGCTGGGGTAATCTTGTGCATGGTGTGATGTGCCGTGGCCGCGTCGAGCCACACGCCGATGCACTCCGCACAAGGCGGTGGTCAGCTGCCGTCCCATTGACCAGACTGTCGCAGGGCAAACCTAAGCGGGGGAGCAAGACCGCCAAAACACCGCCCCGTTGCAAGCTCCCATCAGCGCGACGCTCCAAGTAACATGCAAGAACCGAGTTGGTCTGTTGAAGCACCTCGACGAAGTCACCTCGAGGAAGTCACTGGCTGAGCAGGGAGCATTTCAAGGCTGCGAGCGTGGTGCCGTGAGGGCCTTGTCGGCCTTGTCCACACTCACATTACTTTCGATTCTCCAAGCCGTCGAGAGCGTCCATTGCTCTGATACACTCTTCAACCAGCACGTGTTTGTAACGCATGTATTATCAGGCGGGCTACGGACCATGCACGTCCATAGTCGCCGCCAATGCAGTGATGCCAGTTCTACAAATCAAGACACCGTCATAGCCAGCCCCAAGCCTCTCATCCAGACTATATATGCGAGTACCCGTACAAGAAAGCCCAGCCATGATCATGGTACAGTGAAGAAATCCAGTAACGCCGGTCGCTAGTGATGACGTCCCCGTCCCCATCCGGCCTTTCCTAGTTTTTCCATCCCACATTCCAAATTACATGCGCAATGTCCCTGGCCGTATTCACAGTGTCCACAACGCTGCCTAATATGCCCCCGCGCTGGGGCTCATCGTCGCTGTCTTCAAAGGGGGCAATCATGCCTGATGCTGTCCTTCGTAGGCCTCCGGATTCCGAGGGGACCTCGAGGTGCTTGTTTCGTGGAGAGAAGGAACCCGAGGCCGTGGGAGTCGCCGGTCGCTGGTCTCCAAAAGCGCCTGAAGGGTTGAAGTAgtcttcttcctcgtcgtCATCTTCAGGCAAGAGGAAGTTGGAAGATGGGTGCGAAGGTCTCAGGGTTTCTTgagagggcgagggcgacaGTCTGCTTGACCGCCAAAAGCCCAACGAGTGTGACGGCTGCTGCTCGGTCACGTCCGGCGAGTCCGTCCTGTACTTTAGTGTTGTGGACGGCAGCTTCTCGATTGTCTTGTTGCCAGGCTTCttgatgctgctgctgttgccgCTGCTGATGCTGGTCTTTGAGGTGGTCCTCGACAACGGTcgcttcttgttcttgcgTGAACGCTTCATCATGACCACGCCCTCGTCTGAAGAGGAATCCTCGTCGTTCTGCGACGCCCAGGGATTGTGGTTGAAGTCGTCTTCATCATCGTCTCCGTCCTTTGTTTCTATTGCGATGCACTGCTCGACTTTATCATCGAACCGAATGTGCTTCTTCTCGCCCTCGAGTGGGGAGTGCAGGCCGGATGTCGATCTCGAGGTGAAGTAATCTGTCGGCTCTCTACTTGTCGTTCTCGACATCAACGACGACGCTGTAGGGAGGTCGGAGGTTTTCCTTCCAATGATGGGTCGAGGCTTGCGGCGCTCCAATGTCACGGTCGGTGTTCGCTGTGCTTGCGCCATCTCTGCAGCCTCTGCCACCAACGAGGAAGAGGACAGCGACTTCTGCAGCATCGCCTCGGACATGCTGCGCTTCTTCAGAATGGGCTTCTTCACGCAGCCGAGGAAAGAGCCGCTCTTGGACAGTCGGCTGGCGGGCTCCGAGTTCTGCTGCGAGGCAAACCTGTTGCAGGCAGGCTGCATGGGCCCGTAGAGCCAGGTGACATCTACATCTTTGAGCCTGCGTTGGTCGTTAGCCTTGAATCACGATGCGAAGCTTGGAAAGCGGTGCACGGATGGGGATGATCGACGCTAAAGACAGGGGTGGCGATCAGAAAGCTTGGAACTCACCAATTGAGTGTTTCGGGCGACACGGTCTTTAGCTTGAACTGGGACTTGGCCCACGTTCGCCACGAGGCATTTTCGAGCCTGGAGCGCTCTCCGTAGACGCTCCGGTGTTCGACAATGTGGCGCCACGAGGACCAGATGTCCTCTTCCCTCCACTCGTACGAAAGGTAGTCGACGTGATGCGAAGGCTCCTTTCGCACCGCCGAATCGTCCTCGGAGACGGGCACTGGGTCAGGCGTCGTCAGAGGCGTGTCGGTGTACAGCGTGCTCTCTGGGGTGGGGTGCGGGTCGAAAGGCGGCAGTTGCTCGCCGACGATTTTGACGCTAGGAGAGTTTGCGTGGTCCCAAGCGTCTGTGGTTTTGATGTATCCGCTTGGGTTCCTGCCGTAGTCGGGAAATGTAAGGCCGTCGTCTTCGCTGCTCGACTCGTCCAGTCTGGTGTCGAGTGACAGGCTGCTGGAGGAGGCCGAATGCAGCGACGAGGCGCGGGACGACTCGGACGGTTCGGGGTGGGCGCGCAGATCGTTGAGCGAGAAGTGGTTCCTTCGTGGCGACGCCAGGGCGCTGTACAGGTTCGAGGACGAGACGGTGCGCGCCATGGGGGGGCCGCCAAACGGCGAGCCCTCTCGTGGCGTGTGCAGTACTTCGGCCATGGTGGGTGATGGTGAAGGTGCgagtggcggtggtggtggtggtgatggtgcgCAGGCGCGCAGGCTCAATGCCTCGGTAGCAGTCACAGCGAGTGcgaggtggtggtgatgtCGGGTTCCAGGACGCCCTCGGCGGTGTTCCTTTGGCTGGCCGGTGTCGACATGCGTGTGCGTGGTGTGCGATGCCGGGGTGGGTCAAGCAGCAGCGGAGGGCGTGGAGATGGTCGACATGCAAATATGGCTGGGCAATGCAAGGGCAGGGCAGAGCTGGGCAGAGctgggcagggcagggcagggtaGAGCAGAGCAGGGCAGCGTGCGAGGTCGTCGACGTCCAGATGCAGTGCAAGGGTGCGTGGGGGTGCAGCAAAAGGGAGAATGAGTTTGCACGTTGCGAGAGGCGCTGGGGAGACGAATCGACGGCCGAGACCCGGGCTAGTGCGAAAATGAAGAAGCCAAAATGCCTCCTCCCCGGGCGCACAGCGCCTTATTTGCTAGTCACACCCACGGGGTCTTAGGTTTCAAGACGCTGCTACGGCCGATGCATGCTTTCGTCCTGCTCTGCGCGCCCGTAGCCCCCGCGTCTGTGGAACGCCGCGGGGCATGATAAGCGACCCACTGTTGTTGcagttgctgttgttgttgttgctgttgttgttgtcgttgctgttgttgttgtcgtcgtcgtcgtcgttgttgttgttgttgttgttgttgttgttgttgttgtcgttgtcgtcgttgtcgtcgtcgtcgtcgtcgtcgtcgttgtcgtcgtcgtcgtcgtcgtcgtctctATCGTGCAACATACAACTAAAAACAAAGTCGCCCTCCCAAGACGACGTTGTTGCTGCCAGGGCTCCGTCAGGGCTCATGGCCCCTGTCTCGGATGATCGGCTGTGCATGCCAACGAAAACCGAAGCCTGGACCGTCCCATTCTCGACTGTTCGTGTCCGCAAGTCGCAAACCCCCAGCGCAGCCAGCGTCACAAGCGGGGAAATGAGGGGCTGCTGCAATCGGACAATCGACTGTTCACGCCTCCAAGAGGCTGATAACGTTTCCAGCGCACCGTGGAACGGTGGAAGCGCTGCAGTCATTGCCTTGTCCATGCTGCTACTCGCTGCTGCTTACTGCGCTGCTGCGAGATAGTCTAGTCCCCGCAGCTTAGTTCCTCAACACCAAAACACCATCCACCTGTGGCATGGCATGACGAGCCACCAGAGCCACCGTGGCCGCTCCCAGCTGTCGCTGCTCCCCCACAGCGCCTTGGATGTTCGGCGTTGGGGGAACATGTGGAGACCTTGGAGCCGGTCCCTCTCCATCAGCAATCCACCGCATGACGAAAACGGTGCATTTCACATTGCTCTGGTGGTCGAAACACACTCGCCAACTCGCTTGGACACGTCCCCGCATCCTGTCCAGTCATTTGCGACTTGGCCTCGATAGTGCCTTGCACGACGCTCTCCTCCAGCGCCCCCCCCCGCTAGAAGCACTGCTAGAAAAGGTTGTGCGTAGTACAGTGGGGTTAGACGGTTCAACAGCTTTACAGCGCTCCCCTTCTGTGCATGCACCTCAGCTCCTTCAACACGCTGTTGCAATTGCACAATGCAGACGTGGATGCAggcgcagacgcagacgcagacacagacacagacgCAACTGTGGATTGCGGTCCTGCGCGTTGTTGCGCGGCCCCTCGTATCTTGGTCTCCGCGGATGCTGTGGTTGAGGACTGAATGGTTCTGGGTGCTGACCGACCTACACATGACGTTGCAAGGCTGCACCTTATGCGCGTCTACAGGCTGAGGGCTTGGCGTGGTGTTGAGTACCAGAACAGGCAACCCGGCGTGCCACCCACGGCACCCTCCATCGCGACCCCGTGTCTTGACAGCTACACAACCACCCCCGATTTGTATGGTAGATAAACATGTCTCGTCGCTAGATGAGGGGCTCCTGATAGCCATGGACCAAACGACGACTGTGGGTTGGACAGCCATCTGTCAGGGTCCGCCGACGCTTGCCTGCCAAGTGAGACTTGCAAGCTGATCATGACAACAGCGATTTAGCTTTGCACAAGTACTCGTAGTCTTATCTTGTCGCGAGCCTCACAATTCTCACAGGTCGTTGTCCATAGTAAATGTGATTAACCACGTCTCTGCAGAATCCAGATGTAAACGATTCCCGGTCCCGCCATCGCGTAATGCGATCGCTCTCTGCTATATCCCGACGCGCGCATCTCGGCCATACACAAGCTCCGATCGCGAGGCGCAATGGCAATTAGGCAATTCACAAGCAACCGTGGTTCTCTACTTTGTAGATTCTGCAGTCCAGCATGCTACGCTTCTCCTCTCTCCAACCCTATCACTTTCTCCGGCAGATCTGACTCTACAAAATGGATCTGTCCACCGACACTGACAAGCCTGGGCGAGAGACGCAAGCCACTGCAGACTCGACGCTTGCGCGCCATGACATCGACGTCGCTATCTCGCCATCCTCCCACAGCAACCGTACGCTGacagaaggagaagaggcaGCACGAGCGCTCGTCGAAAGCAAGGACGAGGCAGCCTCCAAAGACAGCGACAACAAGCATGTCGTCACCGAAACACGCCCTACCGCCCCTGCGGTGCAAGAGGAGGAGCGACCGAAGCGCAGCAAGCTGAAGATCAGCCTGATCATGTTTTCACTGGCCGTCGCCGTACTCCTCGTCGCACTGGACACCACCATTGTCACGACTGCGCTGCCTACCATCGCCGAAGAATTCAATTCTGCCTCTGGGTACACATGGGTTGGTTCCGCGTATCTGATCGCCAACTCGGCTGCGACGCCCATCTGGGGCAAGGTGTCGGACATCTTTGGTCGCAAGCCTTGTCTGCTGATCACGAATGCCATCTTCTTCGTCGGCTCACTGATCGCTGCGTTATCGGTCAACATGAACATGCTGATCGGTGCTCGCGTCATCCAGGGTATGGGCGGTGGCGGACTGATCGTACTGGTTAACATTGCCATTTCGGACCTCTTCGCCATGCGCGATCGCGGCGCGTACTTCGGTATCATTGGTGGTGTGTGGGCGCTGGCCAGCAGTCTGGGTCCCATTGTGGGAGGACTGTTTACCCAGAAGGTCAACTGGCGTTGGTAAATTTTAATCTTACAGTCATAACAGTCTTCTACTGTCTTACTTACAACCCCAGGATCATGTGGATTAACCTACCATTGGATGGTCTAGCCTTCGTCATCCTGATCT includes the following:
- a CDS encoding protein phosphatase regulator; this translates as MAEVLHTPREGSPFGGPPMARTVSSSNLYSALASPRRNHFSLNDLRAHPEPSESSRASSLHSASSSSLSLDTRLDESSSEDDGLTFPDYGRNPSGYIKTTDAWDHANSPSVKIVGEQLPPFDPHPTPESTLYTDTPLTTPDPVPVSEDDSAVRKEPSHHVDYLSYEWREEDIWSSWRHIVEHRSVYGERSRLENASWRTWAKSQFKLKTVSPETLNWLKDVDVTWLYGPMQPACNRFASQQNSEPASRLSKSGSFLGCVKKPILKKRSMSEAMLQKSLSSSSLVAEAAEMAQAQRTPTVTLERRKPRPIIGRKTSDLPTASSLMSRTTSREPTDYFTSRSTSGLHSPLEGEKKHIRFDDKVEQCIAIETKDGDDDEDDFNHNPWASQNDEDSSSDEGVVMMKRSRKNKKRPLSRTTSKTSISSGNSSSIKKPGNKTIEKLPSTTLKYRTDSPDVTEQQPSHSLGFWRSSRLSPSPSQETLRPSHPSSNFLLPEDDDEEEDYFNPSGAFGDQRPATPTASGSFSPRNKHLEVPSESGGLRRTASGMIAPFEDSDDEPQRGGILGSVVDTVNTARDIAHVIWNVGWKN